The following are from one region of the Mixophyes fleayi isolate aMixFle1 chromosome 7, aMixFle1.hap1, whole genome shotgun sequence genome:
- the LOC142097191 gene encoding microfibril-associated glycoprotein 4-like has translation MWTYLALLTLSLCLERGHQAADLVPGNQANIIGCISTCHPHDCSDVYAQGLTSDGVYLIYPGGELSAAIPVYCDMTSKDGPWTVFQKRFDGSVSFYRVWEEYRSGFGRADGEYWLGLKNIHLLTQKRSYRLQINLEDFENDKRHVVYNTFSLSPLAISPDEDAYKLHIDGFQEGDPAKPVRNSLVTQNGMNFSTYDNDRDTYSGNCAMIFKGGSWYKNCHSCNLNGLYLNGTTDQYASGMTWSGWRGQYYSLKKTEMKIAVKHEVTE, from the exons ATGTGGACATATCTCGCCCTCCTCACCCTGTCCCTGTGTCTGGAGAGGGGTCATCAGGCTGCGGACCTGGTGCCCGGGAACCAAGCTAATA TCATTGGCTGTATCAGTACCTGTCACCCCCACGACTGCTCGGATGTGTATGCCCAGGGTCTGACCTCAGATGGGGTGTATCTGATATACCCCGGGGGAGAGCTCTCTGCTGCGATACCTGTGTACTGTGACATGACCTCTAAGGATGGACCATGGACG GTGTTTCAGAAGAGGTTTGATGGCAGCGTGAGCTTCTATCGCGTCTGGGAAGAATATAGGTCAGGATTTGGACGAGCAGATGGAGAATATTGGTTGG GCTTGAAGAACATTCACCTTCTCACCCAAAAGAGGTCATATCGTCTACAGATCAACCTGGAGGATTTTGAGAATGATAAACGTCATGTGGTTTATAATACCTTCTCCCTTTCACCGCTGGCAATCTCTCCCGACGAGGATGCATATAAACTGCACATTGATGGATTTCAGGAGGGGGATCCAGCCAAACCTGTTC GAAACTCTCTAGTAACTCAGAATGGGATGAATTTCTCCACTTATGATAATGACAGAGATACATATTCAGGTAACTGTGCGATGATATTTAAAGGAGGCTCTTGGTACAAAAATTGTCACAGCTGCAACCTCAACGGTTTATACCTAAATGGCACCACCGATCAGTATGCCAGCGGCATGACGTGGTCCGGGTGGAGAGGACAATACTACTCGCTGAAGAAGACCGAGATGAAGATCGCAGTTAAACATGAAGTCACAGAATAA